The following DNA comes from Phytohabitans rumicis.
GCGACGACCCGGCCGCCCTGGCCGCGCTGGCGGTGGCCGAGGCCGGGGTGCTCGCGGACGTGTTCGGCGGGATCCAGAGCAGCCCGGACACCGACGTGCCGTACGCGCTCGCGAGCGCTCAGCGGGCGGTCGACCTCGCCGAGCGGACCGGCGACCCGCTGGCCGAGACGGTCGCGCTGGACGCGTTCACCGCCGCGCAGAGCTGGGCCGGCGACACGTTCGGCACCGCCACGACGGCCCGGCGCCGGGTGGCGCTGCTCTCCTCGGTGCCGGTCACGCCGGCCAGCACGCACGAGCTCATCGACGCGCTCGTGTCCGCGACCGAGACCAGCCTCGGGGTCGGGGACCTGGCGGGCGCCCGCCGGTGGGGTAGCCAGCTCGCCGAGCACCCGCTGCTGGCCGAGGTTGGCCATCAGGCGGTCCGGTGGCTGCTGGTCGCGGACGCGTTCGCCGGTGACGTGCCGGCGGTGCTCGCCGGCGGCGCGCGCTTCCTCGACGGGTGGCGGCGCAACGGCCGGCAACCGTCGTCCGGCCTGGCCCCGGCCGCCGCGGCGGTCGCCATGGTGCACGGCCTGCGCGCGGACGGGTCGGCCCGCGCCGAGTGGCTGGCCGTCGTGGACGACCTGCGTGCCCTGCCGGAGCTGGCCCGGCCGGCGGGCAACCCCGGTGGCTACGCCGCCACGTTCGACGCCATGGTCCTGCTCCACCACGGGGACGCGGCGGCCGCGCTGGAGCGGGTCGCGCCGGAGCCGGAAGAGGTGTGGAAGTGGGTCACCTGGATCTGGCTGCACTGGTACGTGGCGCTGCGGGCCGAGGCGGCGGTGCTCGCCGGGCACCCGGCCGCCCGGGACCGGATCGCCGCCGCCCGGGCCACGGTCGCCGGCAACCCGGTCGCCAGCGCCCAGGTGGACCGGGCGGAGGCCCTGCTCGACGGTGACCTGCCGCGGCTGCTGGCCACCGCCGACGCGTTCGACGCCGCCGGCTGCCGCTATCAGTGGGCGCGCACGCTGGCGCTCGCCGGCAGTGAGCTGGGCGCGGCCGCGCTCGCCGGGCTCGGTGTGGCGCCGATGGCCGTCCGGTAGCGGTATCCCAGCACACCCGCCACCGACGCCCCGAGAGCGATGGTGAGCAGAGCGGACAGCAGCAGGGTGGGGCGGCCGCCGATCGCGCTGACCACCGGTCCGCCCAGCAACGTACCCAGCGCGGTGGAGGGGATGGTGAGCGCGGACCGGGCGGCGAGGACGCTGCTCAACGCCTCGGGTGGGGTGCCGCGCTGGAACAGCGCGGTGCAGATCGCGGTGAACGGCCCGTAGATCAGGCCGCCGGCCGCGAACCCCACCAGCCCGGGCGCGACCGTATCGGTCAGCCCGAGCGGCAGCAGGGCGGCGCCCCAGCCGACGATGATGCCGACCACCACCAGCCAGGGCGGCCGGTGCCGGAGCAGTCCGGCGCCGAGACCGCCCAGCGTGGCGCCGATGCCGAACACCGTCCAGTACAGGCCCAGCAGGCCCGGCGAGCCGTGCAGTTCGTGGGCGACGTGGATGGGCAACGCGACCTCGACCGGGCCATAGAGGAAGAAGAAGACGCAGGTCACGGCGATCAGCCCGAGCAGCCGGGGCTGGCCGGCGATGGTGCGCCAGCCACCGGCGGTCCGGGCGGGGCGCTGGACCGAGGCGGCCCGGCGGCGGGCGACCGCCCAGCAGGTCGCCGCCAGCACGGCGAAGCTGGCCGCGTCGGCGCCGATCACCCAGCCGGGACCGACCAGCGCGGTCAGGCCGCCGGCCAGGGCCGGGCCGACCACGACCGCACCCTGCGTGAACGTGGACAGCAGCGCGTTGCCGGTCACCCGGTCCTCGTCCGGGAGCAGCTCGGCGACCATGGTGTACGCCCCGGCGCTCCCCCAGGCGTG
Coding sequences within:
- a CDS encoding MFS transporter is translated as MNDVRTGTRSWIASVGRVMRQPVLRRVLPAMLVSALGDGMSMVAVAWLAVQIAPPGQAGVWTGLAVAAYALPAPVGAALLARFVRRFRGAQLVAVDAALRAVALGLVAILATAGLLNPIGYVALLAVSSLLHAWGSAGAYTMVAELLPDEDRVTGNALLSTFTQGAVVVGPALAGGLTALVGPGWVIGADAASFAVLAATCWAVARRRAASVQRPARTAGGWRTIAGQPRLLGLIAVTCVFFFLYGPVEVALPIHVAHELHGSPGLLGLYWTVFGIGATLGGLGAGLLRHRPPWLVVVGIIVGWGAALLPLGLTDTVAPGLVGFAAGGLIYGPFTAICTALFQRGTPPEALSSVLAARSALTIPSTALGTLLGGPVVSAIGGRPTLLLSALLTIALGASVAGVLGYRYRTAIGATPSPASAAAPSSLPASASVRAH